One region of Paenibacillus polymyxa M1 genomic DNA includes:
- a CDS encoding ATP-binding protein → MRFQTKLMVFISLLVLVVTGLLGLSLRYMITSALYEEIGKRALTVANTLAVDAQVRDALEQTDTTQLRARINEAVKPVQASSGADFITIADRHLIRQWHVNPERIGQPMMDPLNTKVLQGQSFITESTGSLGPSLRAKTAVYNEQGQAIGLVSVGFLMTDVAQNIRTYTYTWLWFMIGALMIGILGSLVIARRVRRELHGLEPVEIGRLYQEKQAILESIGEGIIAVNSSGQVTLANPQAVRLLGLPPETSLYGCELRHLADAADQLADVLATDFIEKNPSMKPDQEQNVFNEEIEIQQRVVVVSRVPIKDRFGRILGTVASLRDKTELLRMTRQLTEVKDYADVLRSQTHEYTNRLYLISGLIQLECYDEAVDFITQESEEYRVHRSVSSSLSPDSIIASLLISKKKQALEKGIVLHSYIKGAFSTPSPTLEWSLLAAIAGNLLDNAMEAVAIGSIPDRQVWFRLEEMTEAIIVEVADNGSGISEDIQEKLFVKGASTKAEAGHGYGLALVQEYTERMSGSIKAHERPGGGSIFEVYIPLNRTDTRINNAKGGYVHE, encoded by the coding sequence GTGCGTTTTCAGACAAAATTAATGGTATTCATATCCCTTCTAGTGCTAGTCGTTACCGGACTGTTGGGATTATCCTTGCGCTATATGATTACCTCCGCCTTGTATGAAGAGATTGGGAAAAGGGCGCTGACCGTAGCCAATACGCTTGCGGTAGATGCACAGGTCAGGGATGCTCTAGAACAGACCGATACAACGCAACTACGTGCGCGGATCAACGAGGCAGTGAAGCCCGTTCAAGCCAGCAGCGGGGCTGATTTTATTACAATTGCAGATCGTCATCTCATTCGTCAATGGCATGTTAACCCGGAACGCATCGGACAGCCTATGATGGACCCGCTGAATACTAAGGTGCTGCAAGGGCAGTCCTTTATTACGGAATCCACCGGCTCTCTCGGACCGTCACTGCGAGCCAAAACCGCAGTCTATAATGAACAAGGCCAAGCTATCGGACTCGTTTCTGTAGGTTTTCTGATGACAGATGTGGCGCAAAATATTCGTACATACACATATACATGGCTATGGTTCATGATAGGCGCGCTGATGATCGGCATATTAGGAAGTTTAGTTATAGCACGACGGGTACGGCGCGAACTGCATGGGCTGGAGCCAGTAGAGATTGGACGGTTGTATCAGGAAAAGCAAGCCATTCTCGAATCCATAGGCGAAGGGATTATCGCGGTTAATAGCAGTGGACAAGTCACACTTGCCAATCCACAAGCCGTCCGTTTGCTGGGCCTTCCCCCGGAAACTAGCCTCTATGGATGCGAGCTTCGTCACTTGGCGGACGCTGCAGATCAACTAGCAGATGTACTTGCTACAGATTTTATCGAGAAGAATCCAAGCATGAAGCCCGATCAGGAACAGAACGTATTCAATGAAGAAATTGAGATCCAACAACGAGTCGTAGTCGTCAGCCGTGTGCCGATCAAGGATCGATTTGGACGAATACTGGGCACGGTTGCCAGTCTGCGCGACAAAACAGAGCTGCTTCGCATGACGCGGCAGTTGACGGAGGTCAAGGATTATGCGGATGTGCTGCGATCACAAACACATGAATATACCAATCGGCTATATCTCATATCCGGTCTGATTCAGTTGGAGTGTTATGACGAAGCAGTGGACTTTATTACTCAGGAATCGGAGGAGTATCGTGTACATCGTTCTGTTTCCTCTTCTCTTTCACCTGATTCAATCATCGCCAGCCTGCTGATCAGCAAGAAAAAACAGGCGTTGGAAAAAGGGATTGTACTCCATTCATATATTAAAGGAGCATTTTCAACTCCGTCTCCTACGTTGGAGTGGTCGCTTCTTGCTGCCATTGCCGGAAACCTGCTGGACAATGCTATGGAAGCAGTTGCGATAGGCTCTATACCTGACAGACAGGTCTGGTTCCGGCTGGAAGAAATGACTGAAGCCATCATCGTCGAAGTTGCAGATAATGGATCGGGTATTTCAGAGGATATCCAGGAAAAACTGTTCGTTAAGGGAGCATCAACCAAAGCAGAGGCAGGACACGGATATGGCCTCGCTCTCGTGCAGGAGTACACCGAACGAATGAGTGGCTCCATAAAAGCACATGAACGGCCTGGTGGTGGTAGCATTTTTGAAGTATACATTCCTTTAAATAGGACGGACACGAGGATCAATAATGCAAAAGGAGGTTACGTCCATGAATGA
- a CDS encoding putative quinol monooxygenase, with product MIIIHADMKVLPEKRETFLQQTQGLISASQAEEGNVRYTLMQDLNDPNAFTMVEVWKDAAAVDFHNNSAHFQAFVAAAKELLAAPLEVNAFQDATKL from the coding sequence ATGATTATTATTCATGCCGATATGAAAGTTTTACCAGAAAAAAGAGAAACATTTCTGCAACAAACCCAAGGGTTGATCAGCGCATCACAAGCTGAAGAGGGCAATGTCCGCTATACGTTAATGCAGGATCTGAATGATCCCAACGCATTTACGATGGTGGAAGTGTGGAAGGATGCTGCTGCTGTAGATTTCCATAACAATTCTGCCCATTTCCAGGCATTTGTTGCTGCAGCGAAAGAACTGTTGGCTGCTCCGCTTGAAGTGAATGCTTTTCAGGATGCGACTAAACTGTAA
- a CDS encoding aldo/keto reductase, with product MGNIADTALLNNGVQMPWLGFGTYKAEGNEVYEAVKTAIEVGYRHIDTAAIYGNEELVGQAIRDSGAARENLFVTTKLWNQDQGYDSTLRAFEESRKRLGLDIIDLYLIHWPGKDKYKETWKAFERLYEEGSVRAIGVSNFQIHHLEDLLKDSNIVPVINQVELHPRLTQQELHQYCREHQIQLESWSPLMKGKLTEQADIVEIAAKYGKTTSQVILRWHLDRGIVTIPKSVTAHRIRENADLFDFELTTEDIDRINGLHLDERVGTHPDKLLF from the coding sequence ATGGGGAACATTGCGGATACAGCTTTACTAAATAACGGAGTTCAGATGCCTTGGCTTGGTTTTGGTACGTACAAGGCGGAAGGTAATGAGGTTTACGAAGCAGTCAAAACAGCGATTGAGGTCGGTTACCGTCACATTGATACCGCGGCGATCTACGGCAATGAGGAACTGGTCGGACAAGCCATTCGTGACAGTGGAGCGGCTAGAGAAAATCTGTTTGTGACCACTAAACTATGGAATCAAGATCAAGGCTACGATTCAACACTGCGTGCCTTCGAGGAAAGCCGCAAACGGTTGGGCCTGGATATCATTGATCTGTACCTTATCCATTGGCCTGGCAAGGACAAGTACAAGGAAACTTGGAAGGCGTTCGAACGGCTGTATGAAGAAGGAAGCGTACGCGCAATTGGAGTAAGCAACTTCCAAATTCACCATCTCGAAGACCTCCTAAAAGACAGCAATATTGTGCCTGTTATTAATCAGGTAGAGCTTCACCCGCGTCTGACACAGCAAGAGCTGCATCAATACTGCCGGGAGCACCAGATCCAGCTTGAATCATGGAGTCCTCTGATGAAGGGGAAACTGACGGAGCAGGCAGACATTGTTGAGATTGCTGCTAAATACGGCAAAACGACTTCTCAGGTTATTTTGCGTTGGCATCTGGATCGGGGGATTGTGACGATTCCCAAATCGGTTACCGCGCATCGTATCCGCGAAAATGCCGATTTGTTCGATTTTGAACTGACGACTGAGGATATTGACCGAATCAATGGTCTTCATCTGGATGAGCGTGTAGGCACCCATCCCGATAAGCTGTTGTTTTAA
- a CDS encoding SdpI family protein → MKFRTPWSLTDVLTTLIALSPAIGAILLYDRLPNVLASHINFNNTADGYTSKSGSIIMLVLLGLVPLVIRLARHMDPNRANYEKFSKAYEVTRAGVSVVLAVAGWGMLLYNLNIRLQMNAIILGLIGLMLMVMGNYMTQVQPNYTFGIRTPWTLSNPEVWRKTHRFGGPMMMLGGASALVAAWVGGMAGVVIFLTVLIISVISPVLYSYLLYRKLNK, encoded by the coding sequence ATGAAATTTCGAACACCTTGGAGCTTGACGGATGTTTTGACAACTTTGATTGCCTTATCACCCGCCATAGGCGCTATACTGCTGTACGACCGACTTCCCAATGTTCTAGCCTCGCATATTAACTTTAACAATACAGCAGACGGGTATACGAGCAAAAGTGGTTCTATTATCATGCTCGTGTTGTTGGGCCTAGTCCCGCTGGTCATTCGATTGGCACGCCACATGGACCCCAACAGAGCTAATTATGAGAAATTTTCAAAAGCCTATGAAGTTACGCGTGCAGGTGTTTCTGTAGTTCTCGCTGTAGCTGGATGGGGAATGCTGCTGTATAACCTGAATATACGACTGCAAATGAATGCTATAATTTTAGGGTTAATAGGCCTGATGCTGATGGTGATGGGGAATTATATGACTCAGGTACAGCCGAACTATACGTTCGGTATCCGCACGCCGTGGACTCTGTCTAATCCCGAGGTATGGCGTAAAACGCACCGTTTCGGGGGGCCTATGATGATGCTTGGCGGTGCTTCAGCGTTGGTGGCGGCATGGGTCGGTGGAATGGCGGGAGTAGTCATTTTCCTAACCGTACTGATCATATCCGTTATCTCTCCTGTACTCTATTCTTACTTGTTGTATCGTAAGCTAAACAAGTAA
- a CDS encoding autorepressor SdpR family transcription factor — translation MNDAFKALADPTRRTILQLLKEKSMSAGEVAEHFQISKPSISHHLNILKQAGLVLDERQGQNIIYTLHTTVVADVIGWMFSIAHSDTPDEKK, via the coding sequence TTGAATGATGCCTTCAAAGCTTTGGCTGATCCGACCCGGCGTACAATCTTGCAGCTTTTAAAGGAAAAAAGCATGAGCGCAGGCGAAGTAGCTGAACATTTTCAAATTAGCAAACCCAGCATCTCCCACCATCTCAATATCCTGAAGCAGGCTGGGCTGGTGCTGGATGAACGACAGGGGCAAAACATTATCTACACCCTGCATACAACGGTTGTGGCGGATGTGATCGGTTGGATGTTCAGTATCGCCCACTCCGATACCCCTGACGAAAAAAAATAG
- a CDS encoding alpha/beta hydrolase, with product MKHVFRKGNDPQAPVILLLHGTGGNEQDLLPLADMVAPGASVLGVRGNVLENGMPRFFRRLAEGVFDIEDLVFRTKELSEFVDSAAEQYDFDRNNVVALGYSNGANIAASMLFHDAKALRGAILHHAMVPLRGLQLPDLNGVPVFLSSGENDPIVPAAESQELQALLEGAGAQVEAYLERNGHQLTRTEAEAAGQWFGKHFNV from the coding sequence ATGAAACACGTCTTTCGTAAAGGAAATGATCCGCAAGCCCCGGTTATTTTGCTGTTGCATGGTACCGGCGGGAATGAACAAGATTTGCTACCCTTGGCTGATATGGTAGCACCGGGAGCGTCTGTGCTGGGCGTGAGAGGTAATGTATTGGAAAATGGGATGCCGCGCTTCTTTCGCCGTTTGGCTGAGGGGGTATTCGATATTGAGGATCTCGTATTTCGTACCAAAGAACTAAGCGAATTTGTAGATTCAGCTGCAGAGCAATATGATTTTGACCGTAACAACGTGGTGGCTCTGGGCTATTCCAATGGAGCCAACATAGCGGCCAGTATGCTCTTTCATGATGCAAAAGCGCTACGTGGGGCCATTCTCCATCATGCCATGGTGCCATTGCGAGGGCTGCAACTGCCGGACTTGAACGGTGTCCCTGTATTTCTGTCTTCTGGTGAAAATGACCCGATTGTTCCAGCGGCGGAATCTCAGGAGCTGCAAGCCCTGCTGGAGGGGGCCGGAGCGCAGGTGGAAGCCTACTTGGAACGCAATGGTCATCAATTGACTCGCACTGAAGCCGAAGCAGCAGGCCAATGGTTTGGAAAGCATTTTAATGTATAA
- the tlp gene encoding small acid-soluble spore protein Tlp: MAKPDNRADNVEHLQQNIQNTLQNLHEAEGYLNEFSSEISNEERKQIEEKNNRRKQSIRSFREEVKDEAAHSQE, encoded by the coding sequence ATGGCAAAACCGGATAATCGAGCAGATAATGTGGAGCATTTGCAACAAAATATTCAGAATACATTGCAGAATCTTCATGAGGCTGAAGGATACCTAAACGAATTTTCCTCTGAAATCAGCAATGAGGAGCGTAAGCAGATCGAAGAAAAAAATAATCGTCGTAAACAAAGTATTAGATCATTTCGAGAAGAAGTGAAAGACGAAGCAGCACATTCGCAAGAGTAG
- a CDS encoding ABC transporter substrate-binding protein, whose amino-acid sequence MLLRRKSMALMLMAVVLMAGLLQGCSFKSDEKDGPGTELVLWTFNELHEKFFLQMADQWNQQHPDELINLKANTFPYDNHHSKLSIALQSGVGAPDIADIEVNKIGNFLKGIPQLVPLNPVIDPEINNIVPSRVQIYGKDGKYYGIDFHVGAEVMYYNKEIMDQAGVDPDSIVTWADYAAAGKQVLAKTGKPMATLETNDLWSYWPMISQQNSDFLDDKGELTLDNETNIKTLEFLQQMIKDKIAIPAPGGGHHMEEYYGFMNKGGAASVWMPMWYMGRFTDYMPDLKGKIIIRPMPAWEKGGYRSAGMGGTGTVVTNQSKHQDLAMRFLAFAKLSKQGNVEIWKQLGFDPIRSEVWTMPEAKAKNKFTEYFGTNIFDTLIEVKDEINAVHIGPKTPDIASAVRNKILYRTLQSGEDPATVLHELADELR is encoded by the coding sequence ATGCTGCTGCGAAGAAAAAGCATGGCTTTGATGCTTATGGCGGTGGTTTTGATGGCTGGACTGCTGCAAGGTTGTTCTTTCAAGAGCGATGAAAAGGATGGGCCGGGAACAGAACTTGTATTGTGGACTTTCAATGAACTGCATGAGAAGTTTTTTCTGCAAATGGCTGACCAATGGAACCAACAGCACCCTGATGAATTGATTAATTTGAAAGCGAATACATTTCCTTATGACAACCACCACAGCAAGCTCTCGATTGCGTTGCAATCAGGGGTGGGAGCGCCGGATATCGCGGATATTGAGGTCAACAAAATTGGTAATTTCCTCAAAGGAATACCGCAACTGGTCCCGCTCAATCCGGTGATTGACCCTGAGATCAATAACATTGTGCCTTCCAGAGTACAGATTTACGGCAAAGACGGTAAGTATTACGGCATTGACTTCCACGTTGGAGCCGAAGTGATGTATTACAATAAAGAGATTATGGATCAGGCGGGGGTAGACCCGGATTCCATCGTTACCTGGGCAGACTATGCTGCTGCTGGCAAGCAAGTGCTGGCAAAAACGGGCAAGCCGATGGCAACCTTGGAGACCAATGACCTGTGGAGCTACTGGCCGATGATCTCCCAGCAAAATTCAGATTTTTTGGATGACAAGGGCGAGTTGACGCTGGATAACGAAACCAATATTAAAACACTTGAGTTTCTCCAACAGATGATAAAAGACAAAATCGCTATTCCCGCACCGGGCGGCGGGCATCATATGGAGGAATACTACGGGTTTATGAACAAAGGCGGGGCCGCTTCGGTGTGGATGCCGATGTGGTATATGGGACGTTTTACGGATTACATGCCTGATTTGAAAGGAAAAATCATCATTAGACCGATGCCGGCGTGGGAAAAAGGCGGCTATCGCTCAGCAGGTATGGGCGGGACCGGAACGGTAGTCACGAACCAGTCAAAGCACCAGGATTTGGCGATGCGTTTTCTAGCCTTTGCCAAGCTGTCCAAGCAAGGGAATGTGGAGATTTGGAAGCAGCTAGGGTTTGATCCCATCCGCAGTGAAGTGTGGACCATGCCGGAAGCCAAAGCCAAAAACAAATTTACGGAGTATTTCGGAACGAATATTTTTGACACGCTGATCGAAGTCAAAGATGAGATCAATGCGGTGCATATCGGACCGAAAACGCCTGACATCGCTAGTGCTGTACGTAATAAAATACTTTATCGGACACTACAGAGTGGCGAAGATCCAGCCACGGTGCTGCATGAGCTAGCAGATGAACTGAGATAG
- a CDS encoding carbohydrate ABC transporter permease: protein MATPVHTNANVPTGQPPKTQRPTRSQWSRFIHSSRTAPYVFVLPFLLSFALFFAYPVISTVIMSFQEVLPGITTYVGLENYKDLMNPTFGKAILNSVLYTLLTLVVLIPLPLVLAVLLNSPKMPGRGLFRSVMFIPALTSVVVAGTIFRLMFGELDGSLMNSLLGLFGLEPYKWLMNANTGFLALIVLALWRWLGVNMLYYMSGLQNIPPELYEAAQIDGASRFDSFWRITIPMLKPVTIYVFTISIYAGLSMFTESYMLWNGNNSPNDIGLTIVGYLYRQGLEQNSMGFGAAVGIVLLVFTLVLNLIQLKFFGMFRKED, encoded by the coding sequence ATGGCAACGCCCGTTCATACGAACGCTAATGTACCGACAGGTCAGCCGCCAAAAACTCAGCGTCCGACCAGAAGTCAATGGAGCCGATTTATTCATTCCAGTCGTACGGCACCGTATGTATTTGTCCTTCCATTTTTACTGTCCTTTGCACTGTTTTTTGCGTATCCGGTCATCTCGACGGTCATTATGAGCTTTCAGGAAGTTCTGCCGGGGATAACAACTTACGTTGGCCTGGAAAATTATAAGGATTTAATGAATCCTACATTTGGAAAAGCGATATTAAACAGCGTCCTGTACACGCTGCTTACACTGGTCGTGCTGATTCCTCTGCCACTGGTACTGGCGGTATTGCTGAATTCGCCTAAAATGCCGGGCAGAGGGCTGTTTCGCTCCGTGATGTTTATACCCGCACTAACCTCAGTGGTGGTAGCAGGAACAATCTTCCGACTCATGTTTGGGGAATTGGACGGCTCGTTGATGAACTCTCTGTTGGGGTTATTCGGTCTTGAGCCTTACAAATGGCTAATGAACGCGAACACCGGCTTTTTAGCGTTGATCGTGCTGGCCTTATGGAGATGGCTAGGCGTAAATATGCTGTACTACATGTCGGGACTCCAGAACATTCCTCCCGAGTTGTATGAAGCTGCACAGATTGATGGAGCCAGTCGTTTCGATTCATTTTGGCGGATTACGATTCCTATGCTGAAACCCGTGACGATCTACGTATTTACGATTAGTATTTATGCCGGGTTATCCATGTTCACCGAGAGCTATATGTTGTGGAACGGAAATAACTCCCCGAATGATATTGGGTTAACGATTGTTGGCTATCTCTATCGCCAAGGTCTGGAACAGAATAGTATGGGCTTTGGAGCGGCAGTCGGCATTGTATTGCTCGTATTCACATTAGTACTGAACCTGATCCAGCTCAAATTTTTTGGCATGTTTCGGAAGGAGGATTAA
- a CDS encoding carbohydrate ABC transporter permease has product MAQKQKGPLSAFLVVLFILFAGFALFPLFAVTLASFKPSTELLRYGLNLKLEWAIMSLKNYAFIFQGTTDYFQWYWNSLVITVLFTVLCLILSAMVGYGLEMYRFRLKNVIFTLVLVVMMIPVEIIMLPLYKLMIGMKLINTVWGVILPFVVAPIPIFFFRQYLSGVPKDFMDAARVDGCSEYGIFVRIMMPLMAPAFAAMAILQAMNSWNNFLWPMIVLRTNDMLTLPIGLSSLLTPYGNNYDVLIAGSVLAILPILVVFLFFQRYFIEGMTAGGVKG; this is encoded by the coding sequence ATGGCTCAGAAACAAAAAGGCCCGTTATCCGCATTTCTCGTTGTCCTGTTCATTCTATTTGCCGGGTTCGCCCTGTTTCCGCTATTTGCCGTGACGCTTGCCTCATTCAAGCCATCAACGGAGCTGCTGCGCTACGGTTTGAATCTCAAGCTGGAGTGGGCCATCATGTCCTTGAAAAACTATGCGTTCATCTTTCAGGGGACGACGGATTATTTTCAATGGTACTGGAATAGTCTTGTCATTACCGTCTTGTTTACGGTGTTATGTCTGATATTGTCCGCAATGGTCGGGTATGGCCTGGAGATGTATCGTTTTAGACTGAAAAATGTGATTTTTACATTGGTGCTGGTCGTGATGATGATCCCGGTAGAAATTATCATGCTGCCACTTTACAAACTAATGATCGGTATGAAGCTGATCAATACGGTATGGGGTGTAATTTTGCCGTTTGTCGTTGCACCGATTCCGATCTTTTTCTTCCGTCAATATTTGAGCGGAGTACCCAAGGATTTTATGGATGCTGCACGAGTTGACGGTTGTTCAGAGTATGGTATTTTTGTGCGGATTATGATGCCTCTGATGGCACCTGCCTTTGCGGCAATGGCTATTTTACAGGCTATGAACAGTTGGAATAACTTCCTGTGGCCGATGATCGTATTGCGTACTAACGACATGCTGACACTGCCAATCGGTCTGTCCAGTCTGCTGACGCCATATGGCAACAATTATGATGTGTTGATTGCCGGATCAGTCCTGGCTATTCTGCCGATTCTCGTTGTGTTTCTGTTCTTCCAGCGTTACTTTATTGAAGGGATGACTGCAGGCGGGGTAAAAGGGTAA
- the ilvA gene encoding threonine ammonia-lyase IlvA: MEPTETQKTEPATASTVGMEDIVRAHHMLREVIVRTPLQRDAVLSAKYNCNVYLKREDLQVVRSFKIRGAYNMIRSLTPEQMEKGIVCASAGNHAQGVAFSCNALGIHGKIFMPSTTPNQKVKQVRRFGGDSVEVILTGDTFDDAYDEAMKVCSEQGMTFIHPFDQPKIIAGNGTIAMEVMESLDTPADYMFVTIGGGGLAAGVSTYVKTVSPTTKVIGVEPLGAASMTEAMRLNKVVTLEQIDKFVDGAAVKRVGQLTYDICKHTLDDIVKVPEGKACTAILALYNENAIVVEPAGSLPVAALDLYREQIQGKTVVCIVSGGNNDIDRMQEIKERSLIYEGLKHYFMVNFPQRAGALREFLQEVLGPDDDITRFEYTKKNDKENGPALVGIELLHKEDYLPLIERMNRKGLNYTELNKNENLFNMLI, encoded by the coding sequence ATGGAACCAACAGAAACCCAGAAAACTGAACCGGCCACGGCGTCAACCGTTGGCATGGAGGATATTGTACGGGCGCATCATATGCTGCGTGAGGTGATTGTTCGTACACCTTTACAGAGGGATGCCGTCCTATCGGCCAAATATAACTGTAATGTGTATCTGAAGCGAGAGGATCTCCAAGTTGTGCGGTCCTTTAAAATCCGTGGAGCTTACAACATGATCCGCAGCTTGACTCCTGAGCAGATGGAGAAAGGGATCGTGTGTGCGAGTGCGGGTAATCATGCACAAGGCGTGGCTTTTTCATGTAACGCGCTCGGCATCCACGGTAAAATATTTATGCCGAGCACAACGCCCAATCAGAAGGTGAAGCAGGTACGTCGCTTTGGCGGAGACAGTGTAGAGGTTATTTTGACCGGAGATACATTTGACGATGCTTATGACGAGGCTATGAAGGTGTGTAGCGAGCAGGGAATGACCTTCATCCATCCGTTCGATCAGCCGAAAATTATCGCGGGTAATGGTACGATTGCGATGGAAGTGATGGAGAGTCTGGATACACCTGCGGACTATATGTTCGTGACGATTGGCGGCGGCGGTTTGGCGGCAGGCGTAAGCACATATGTTAAAACTGTGAGTCCGACCACCAAAGTAATCGGCGTAGAGCCCCTGGGCGCAGCATCAATGACGGAAGCGATGCGTTTGAACAAGGTCGTTACACTGGAGCAAATAGACAAGTTTGTTGACGGGGCTGCGGTGAAGCGAGTGGGTCAGTTAACGTATGACATTTGTAAACATACCTTGGATGATATTGTGAAGGTACCGGAGGGCAAGGCATGTACAGCGATTCTGGCGCTGTATAATGAAAATGCGATTGTTGTGGAGCCTGCGGGCTCGCTGCCTGTAGCAGCACTTGATCTGTATCGTGAGCAGATTCAAGGCAAAACAGTAGTCTGTATCGTCAGTGGTGGCAATAACGATATTGATCGTATGCAGGAGATTAAGGAACGCTCCCTGATATACGAAGGGCTAAAACATTATTTCATGGTGAATTTCCCGCAAAGAGCAGGGGCACTGCGTGAGTTTCTTCAGGAAGTGCTTGGACCGGACGATGACATTACTAGGTTTGAGTATACGAAAAAGAATGATAAAGAAAATGGCCCGGCGCTGGTCGGTATTGAATTGTTACACAAGGAAGACTATCTTCCTTTAATTGAACGAATGAATCGCAAGGGGCTTAACTATACGGAATTGAACAAAAATGAGAATTTGTTTAATATGCTTATCTGA
- a CDS encoding glycoside hydrolase family 43 protein, whose product MLKAWKKSVQGKFARTAFAAVTSAALLLSVVPSTSAEHWALTGDVAVHDPSITKEGNAWYIFSTGQGIQVQRSDDGRNFYRLPQIFLSPPSWWKSYVPKQKTNDVWAPDAQKYNGRVWVYYSISTFGSRTSAIGLTSATSIGAGSWRDDGLVLRTTDSDDYNAIDPNLVIDASGNPWLSFGSWNSGLKVTRLDKNTMKPTGQIYSIAKRTAGGLEAPHVTYRNGYYYLFASIDNCCKGVDSNYKIIYGRSTSITGPYVDKSGKSLMDGGGTILDAGNDRWKGPGGQSVYNNSVIARHAYDATDGGNPKLLISDLKWDSAGWPTY is encoded by the coding sequence ATGTTGAAAGCATGGAAAAAATCAGTACAGGGTAAATTCGCCCGAACAGCATTTGCTGCCGTAACTTCGGCTGCTTTGTTGCTGTCCGTGGTGCCGTCCACATCGGCCGAGCATTGGGCGTTAACAGGCGATGTGGCAGTACATGATCCGTCCATCACCAAGGAAGGAAATGCATGGTATATTTTCTCCACAGGGCAGGGGATACAGGTTCAAAGATCGGATGACGGACGCAATTTTTACAGATTGCCGCAAATCTTCTTGTCGCCACCATCTTGGTGGAAATCGTATGTACCTAAGCAAAAGACTAATGATGTATGGGCACCGGATGCTCAAAAGTACAATGGACGTGTCTGGGTTTACTATTCCATTTCTACGTTTGGGTCGCGCACTTCGGCCATTGGCTTAACTTCAGCAACGAGCATTGGCGCGGGAAGCTGGAGAGATGATGGACTAGTGCTGCGTACGACGGATTCTGACGATTATAATGCCATTGACCCGAATCTGGTCATTGACGCTTCCGGTAACCCATGGCTTTCCTTCGGTTCATGGAATTCGGGCTTGAAAGTGACTCGACTGGATAAAAATACGATGAAGCCTACGGGCCAGATTTATTCTATTGCTAAACGTACGGCTGGTGGTTTGGAAGCACCGCATGTTACATACCGCAATGGCTATTATTATCTGTTTGCTTCCATTGATAACTGCTGCAAAGGCGTAGACAGTAATTACAAAATCATTTATGGTCGCTCGACCAGTATCACTGGCCCGTATGTGGACAAGAGCGGAAAAAGTCTGATGGACGGCGGTGGAACGATATTGGATGCGGGGAATGACCGCTGGAAGGGACCAGGCGGACAATCTGTCTATAACAACAGTGTGATTGCGCGTCATGCCTATGATGCCACTGATGGCGGAAATCCAAAGCTTCTGATTAGTGATTTGAAATGGGATTCGGCAGGTTGGCCTACGTACTAA